From one Mycolicibacterium sp. HK-90 genomic stretch:
- the rpmH gene encoding 50S ribosomal protein L34 codes for MAKGKRTYQPNNRRRARVHGFRLRMRTRAGRAIVANRRSKGRRALTA; via the coding sequence GTGGCCAAGGGCAAGCGGACCTACCAGCCCAACAACCGCCGCCGTGCGCGCGTGCATGGGTTCCGGCTGCGGATGCGCACGCGCGCCGGCCGCGCCATCGTCGCCAACCGTCGTAGCAAGGGCCGTCGCGCACTCACTGCGTGA